One Etheostoma cragini isolate CJK2018 unplaced genomic scaffold, CSU_Ecrag_1.0 ScbMSFa_2301, whole genome shotgun sequence genomic window carries:
- the LOC117940367 gene encoding glutamate receptor 2-like has product RSKIAVFEKMWSYMRSADPSVFVKNTNEGVSRVRKSKGKYAYLLESSMNEYIEQRKPCDTMKVGGNLDSKGYGVATPKGSRL; this is encoded by the coding sequence GCTCAAAGATTGCCGTCTTTGAGAAGATGTGGTCCTACATGCGGAGCGCGGACCCCTCGGTGTTCGTGAAGAACACCAACGAGGGCGTGAGCCGGGTCCGGAAGTCCAAGGGGAAGTACGCCTACCTGCTGGAGTCCTCCATGAACGAGTACATCGAGCAGAGGAAGCCCTGCGACACCATGAAGGTGGGCGGGAACCTGGACTCCAAGGGCTACGGGGTGGCCACGCCCAAAGGATCGCGCCTCAG